A segment of the Cumulibacter manganitolerans genome:
CAGCGAGGAGATCCTCCGGCTCTCGGAGTGGGGCAACGAGGGCCTGGCGCCCGACCTGACGATCATCCTGGACGAGCCGTACGCCGGCGACGACCCGATCGAGCTGGTCCGCGAGGCGTTCCTCGCCCGCCGCGACGCGACCGTCCGCGGCTACGCCGTCGTCCCCCCGGCCACCACGGCGGGCCTGGAGCCGGACGTGCTGCGGCACGCCAACGCGGCGGTCGTCACGCGCCGCGACCACATCCAGCCCGTCTGAGCGCCGGGTGTGCACCGCGGCCACCGGCGTCCGCCGCCAGCGGTAGGTTGGTCGGCGTGCCTGGGTACTTCATCTCCTTCGAGGGTGGCGAGGGCGTCGGCAAGTCGACGCAGATCGCCCGGCTCGCGGCGGCCCTGCGGGCCGAGGGCCGCGAGGTGGTGGTCACCTTCGAGCCCGGCGGCACCGAGCTCGGCCACGCGGTGCGCAGCATCCTGCTCACGCCCGGCAACCATGTCACGGCCCGCGCGGAGGCGCTGCTGTACGCCGCTGACCGCGCCCACCACGTCGAGACCGTGATCGAGCCGGCGCTGGCCGCGGGGAAGGTCGTGATCTGCGACCGCTACGCCGACTCGACGTTCGCCTACCAGGGCGCGGGGCGCGCGCTCGACCCGGCGGCGGTCCGCTCCGTCATGGAGTTCGCGGTCGCCGGGCGGTGGCCCGACCTCACGCTCCTGCTCGACGCCGATCCCCGCGTCGGGCTGCGGCGGGCCCGCGGCGACGGCGCCGGCGACCGGATCGAGGCCGAGGGTCTGGAGTTCCACGACGCCGTACGGCGCGGATTCCTCGATCTCGCGGCGGCCGAGCCCGAGCGGTTCGCGGTGGTCGACGCCTCGCACAGCCTCGACGAGGTGACCATGCAGGTGCTGCGCGCCGTGGGAGAGCGGCTGCTGTGAGCGACATCGCGGCGTCCCCACCGGTCTTCGGGCAGCTCGTCGGCCAGCAGCACGCGGTCGACGTCCTGACCCGTGCGGCGTCGGCGGCCGCCGACATCGTCGAGCGCACCGGGCCCGGCACCTCCATGACGCATGCGTGGCTGTTCGTGGGACCGCCCGGGTCGGGGCGCAGCACCGCCGCGCGCGCCTTCGCGCAGGCGCTGCAGTGCCCGCACGGCGGCTGCGGCACGTGCACCGCCTGCCATACCGTCAAGGTGGGCACGCACGCCGACGTCCACGTCGTCACGCCCGAGGGACTGTCGATCTCGGTGCGCGAGATGCGCGAGATCGTCCGCGTGTCGGCGTTCCAGCCGTCCGGCGGCCGGTGGCAGATCGTGATCATCGAGGACGCCGACCGGCTTACCGAGGGCGCCTCCAACGCGCTGCTGAAGGCGATCGAGGAGCCGAGCCCGCACACGGTGTTCCTGCTGTGCGCGCCCACCACGCACCCCGACGACGTGTCGGTGACCGTGCGCTCGCGGTGCCGGGTGGTGTCGCTGCGCACCCCGCCGGTGGACGCCGTCGCCCAGGTGCTGCGCTCGCGCGACGGCATCGACGCGGAGATGGCGCTCTGGGCGGCCCGCGCCGCGCAGGGCCACATCGGGCGAGCGAAACGGCTCGCCACCGACGAGGTCGCGCGCAGCCGCCGGCAGACCGTGCTGTCGCTGCCGTTGCGGCTGACCTCGATGGCCGGCTGCCTGCAGGCCGCCGAGCAGCTCGTGGAGTCGGCCGAGGCCGAGGCCAAGGCGATCAGCGAGTCGCTCGACGAGCCGGAGCGTGAGGCGCTGAGCCAGTCGCTCGGCGCCGGCGGCACCGGCAAGGGCGCTGGTACCGCCGGACGTGGCATGGCCGGACAGCTCAAGGAGCTGGAGCGCCGGCAGAAGACCCGCGCCACCCGCGTGCAACGCGACGCGCTCGATCGGGCACTGGTCGACCTCACCGGATTCTACCGCGACGTGCTGCTGATCCAGGTGGGCTCGCAGGTGGAGCTGTCGCACGCCGACCATCGCGAGCAGGCCTCCGAGGTGGCGGAGCTGGTCAGCCAGGACTGGATCCTGCGCGCCCTCGACGCGATCGTCGCGACCCGCCAGACTCTCGAGGAGAACGTCAAGCCGCGGGTCGCGCTCGCCGCGTTGATGACGTCCCTGCGCCTCCCCGCCCGCTGACCCGCTCGACCTGCTCCGCCGAGCGGCCGGCGATCCGAGCGGCCCCCACGGTCGTCGAGCGAGCGGAGCCGCAAGGCGGAGCGACGTCGAGACGCCGCACGTCGCGGGTACGCCGTGACGAGCCGGAAGCCTCGCGTGCAGGACGGACGTCTCGACGTCGGGCTCGTTCCTCGCCCTCGCTCGACGACCGTGGTTCGTCCGTCACGCCGCCCGCGCGCACTCACCTCGCTGAGGGCACCTCACGGTCGTCGAGCGAGCGGAGCCGATAGGCGGAGCGACGTCGAGACGTCGCACGCCGCGCGGACCGCGTGATCGCTAGGTGTCCTTGCCGCCCTTGGGAACGACGGTGAGCAGCCGGTCCATGAGCACCGAGCGCTGCTGCGCGGTCGCCTCGCCGGCCGCGGCGGCCATGCCGACCGCGACCCCGAGGATGTAGGAGCTCACCGGCGCGAGCGGCCGGTCGAGGTTGTGGGCCACTCGTTTGGTCAGCCCGTGGATCGCCTTGATGTCCACGGTCTGCGAGTCGATGCCGACCGCCTCGCAGGCACGCGCGACCCACTCGTGCCACCGGATCTCGCCTTCGTCCAGATCGCTCACAGTCATGTCTCCAGTCTGGCAGTCCAGGCGGCGTGGTCGTCCCACGTGTCCAGATCGGCCGAGACGTCGCCGGAGCCGGCGACGCTCACGAGGGTGAGCCCGGCGAGCAGCCTGCGCATCGACATGCCGGCCGGGTCGGCGTGGCGGCGTACCGCCGCGGCCAGCCG
Coding sequences within it:
- a CDS encoding DUF6457 domain-containing protein; amino-acid sequence: MTVSDLDEGEIRWHEWVARACEAVGIDSQTVDIKAIHGLTKRVAHNLDRPLAPVSSYILGVAVGMAAAAGEATAQQRSVLMDRLLTVVPKGGKDT
- a CDS encoding DNA polymerase III subunit delta' gives rise to the protein MSDIAASPPVFGQLVGQQHAVDVLTRAASAAADIVERTGPGTSMTHAWLFVGPPGSGRSTAARAFAQALQCPHGGCGTCTACHTVKVGTHADVHVVTPEGLSISVREMREIVRVSAFQPSGGRWQIVIIEDADRLTEGASNALLKAIEEPSPHTVFLLCAPTTHPDDVSVTVRSRCRVVSLRTPPVDAVAQVLRSRDGIDAEMALWAARAAQGHIGRAKRLATDEVARSRRQTVLSLPLRLTSMAGCLQAAEQLVESAEAEAKAISESLDEPEREALSQSLGAGGTGKGAGTAGRGMAGQLKELERRQKTRATRVQRDALDRALVDLTGFYRDVLLIQVGSQVELSHADHREQASEVAELVSQDWILRALDAIVATRQTLEENVKPRVALAALMTSLRLPAR
- the tmk gene encoding dTMP kinase translates to MPGYFISFEGGEGVGKSTQIARLAAALRAEGREVVVTFEPGGTELGHAVRSILLTPGNHVTARAEALLYAADRAHHVETVIEPALAAGKVVICDRYADSTFAYQGAGRALDPAAVRSVMEFAVAGRWPDLTLLLDADPRVGLRRARGDGAGDRIEAEGLEFHDAVRRGFLDLAAAEPERFAVVDASHSLDEVTMQVLRAVGERLL